The Catellatospora citrea DNA segment GCACCTGCAGCACTGCCGGCCCGATGCCCCGGTCGCCGGGCAGTCGCTCGATCGTGGCGTTCTCGTCGAGCCGGGGCGGCAGCGCCGGCAGCGCCTTGGCCGGAGTCGGGATGCCGGACGGTGTGGTGGCCACCGGCGGCGGGACGGTGTCGGGACCGCGCACGGCGTACCAGAGCAGGCCCGCCAGCATCGGCACGGCCAGCAGCGCGGCGGCGACCGTGCGGCCGGTCCGGCGGCGTCGCGCCAGGGCCACGGCGGCCCCGCTGTCGGCGTACTCCCCCGCCTGCTCGGCGAAGCGCGGCAGCGCGCGCCGCAGGTGGCCCAGCGCCAGGTGGGTCTGGCTCTTCACGGTGCCCACGGAGCAGCCCATCAGCTCGGCGGTGTCCGCCTCGGACAGGTCCTCGTAGAAGCGCAGCACCACCACGGCGCGCTGGCGCGGGGTGAGCGTCGCCAGCGCCTGCCCGAGCGCGAGCCGCTCCACGACCTGCGCCGGCTCGTCGGGACCGGCCCGCTCGGGCACCTGCGCCACGGGCCGGGCGGGCCGCCTGCGCCACCACGAGATCTGCTCGTTGATCATGATGCGCCGGATGTACGCCTCCGGCTGCGTGTGCTCCACCAGCCAGCGCCACCGCAGCGCCGCCTTGGCCAACGCCGACTGCACCAGATCCTCCGCCGCGTGGTGCTCCCCCGTCAGCAGGAACGCCGTGCGCGACAGCGCACCGCCCCGCGCCACGACGAACTCGTGGAACCCGTCGTACCTGTCCATCCGCCACCTCCGCCCCCATGACGCGATGGAGCCCTCCAGGGTTGGAGGTCATCCTCCGGCAATCCGCGGCGGCGGCCTCGGGTAGGAGGTCGCCATCGTCGTCCCGCAACCGACACGCGCGGTGCCGAGCGAAGCGAAAGAGATTCGCGTTCGCTATGCTGCCGGTCACATCGCCGTGCATCAGGAGAGTGGCAGCGTGGACGCAGACGTCATCGTGGTCGGAGCCGGGCTGGCCGGCCTCGTCGCCACCGCCGAGCTGGCCGACGCCGGCAAGCGCGTCATCCTGCTCGACCAGGAGCCCGAGGCGTCGCTGGGCGGGCAGGCCTTCTGGTCGTTCGGCGGCCTGTTCCTGGTCGACACGCCCGAGCAGCGCCGGATGGGCATCAAGGACTCCCCCGAGCTGGCCCTGCAGGACTGGCTCGGCAGCGCCGGGTTCGACCGCGAGTGCGACGCGTGGCCGCGCCGGTGGGCGCAGGCCTACGTGGACTTCGCCGCGGGCGAGAAGCGGTCCTGGCTGCACGCGCAGGGCGTGCGCCTCTTCCCCGTGGTCGGCTGGGCCGAGCGCGGCGGCTACCTCGCCGACGGGCACGGCAACTCGGTGCCGCGCTTCCACATCACCTGGGGCACCGGGCCGGGGGTGCTGGCCCCGTTCGTCCGCCGGGTCCGCGCCGCGGTGGACAAGGGCCTGGTCACGCTCGCGTTCCGGCACCGGGTCGACGAGCTGACGGTGACCGGCGGGGCCGTCGACGGCGTACGCGGCGCGGTACTGGAGCCCAGCGCGGCCGCGCGGGGCGAGGCGAGTTCGCGTACCGAGGTGGGGGATTTCGCCTTCCGCGCGCAGGCGGTGATCGTGACCTCCGGCGGTATCGGCGGCAACCACGACCTGGTCCGGCGCAACTGGCCGCAGCGGCTGGGCACCCCGCCGCAGCGGCTGCTGTCCGGCGTGCCCGCGCACGTGGACGGCCGCATGCTCGGCATCACCGAGGCGGCGGGCGGCAACCAGATCAACCGCGACCGGATGTGGCACTACACCGAGGGCATCGAGAACTGGGCCCCGATCTGGGACAAGCACGGCATCCGGATCCTGCCCGGCCCGTCCTCGCTGTGGCTGGACGCGACCGGCAAGCGGCTGCCGGTGCCGCTGTTCCCGGGCTTCGACACGCTCGGCACGCTGGAGCACATCATGGGCACCGGGCACGAGTACACCTGGTTCGTGCTCACCCAGAAGATCATCGAGAAGGAGTTCGCGCTCTCGGGCTCCGAGCAGAACCCCGACCTGACCGGCAAGAGCGTGCGGCAGGTGCTCAAGCGGGCGCTGCCCGGCGCGCCGGGGCCCGTCGAGGCGTTCAAGCGCAACGGGGCGGACTTCGTCGTCGCGGACACCCTGGCCGAACTGGTCGCGGGCATGAACAAGCTGACCGGCGAGGGGCTGCTCGACCTCGCCGACGTGCAGCGGCAGGTCGAGGCGCGCGACCGCGAGCTGACCAACACCTTCACCAAGGACCTGCAGATCACCGCGATCCGCGGGGCGCGCAACTACCGCGGGGACAAGCTGATCCGGGTCGCGACGCCGCACCGGCTGCTGGACCCGAAGGCGGGTCCGCTGATCGCGGTCCGGCTCAACATCCTCACCCGCAAGAGCCTGGGCGGGCTGGAGACCGACCTGGCCGGCCGGGTGCTGCGGGCCGACGGCACGCCACTGCCCGGGGTGTACGCGGCCGGCGAGGTCTCCGGGTTCGGCGGCGGTGGCGTGCACGGCTACCGGTCGCTGGAGGGCACGTTCCTCGGCGGCTGCATCTTCTCCGGCCGCCAGGCGGGCCGCGCCGCCGCCGCGGCCGTCTGACCGGGCCGTGGCCGACCACACCCGGCCACGGCCCCCGCACCTCCCCCACCCACCCCGCGCCCCCCTTCCACGGCGCGCGCAGCGCGTAGTGGGTTAAGAAGGGCACCTTCCTCTACGCAAAGCGTTAAGAAGGTGCCCTTCCTTGCGCTCGGGGCGGGAGAATGCGGGGGTGACGGAGACGGCGGTGGGGGTCGTGGTCGCGACCCGGGACGGGCGGGTGCGGGGGCGGGTCGACGACGGGGTCGCGGTGTTCCTGGGCATCCCGTACGCGGCCGCGCCGTTCGGGGAGCACCGGTTCGCCGCGCCCGCGCCGGTGACGCCGTGGACCGGGGTGCGCGACGCGCTGGCCTACGGGCCCACCGCGCCGAAGGCGCCGTTCCCGCCGCCGATGGACCGGCTGCTGTCGGATCCGTCGATCCCCGGTGACGAGTGCCTGAACCTGAACGTGTGGGCGCCCGCGGGCGCGACCGGGCGGCCGGTGATGGTGTGGATCCACGGCGGCTCGCTGCGCAACGGGTCGAACTGCCTGCCCGCGTACGACGGGCGTCACTTCGCCCGCGACGGCGTGGTGCTGGTGTCGATCAACTACCGGCTGGGCATCGAGGGCTTCGGCGTCTTCCCCGACGCCCCGGCCAACCTCGGCCTGCGCGACCAGATCGCGGCGCTGAGCTGGGTGCGCGACAACATCGCGGCGTTCGGCGGCGACCCGGCCAACGTGACCCTGTTCGGCGAGTCGGCCGGCTCCATCTCCATCGGCGCGCTGCTGACCAGCCCGTACGCGCGAGGACTGTGCCACCGGGCGGTGCTGCAGAGCGGGGCCCCGGCCGCGCAGCCGCCCGAGGCCGCGGGCCGCTCCACCCGGCTCATCGCGAAGCGGCTGAAGGTCCCGGCGACGGCCGAGGCGTTCGCACAGGTGGACCGGGCCCGACTGCTGGCCGCGCAGGTGTCGATCACCCGGGGCGGGCCGCCGATCGGCAACGGCAACGGGTTCACCCTGGCCGTCGACGGCGACGTGCTGCCCCGCGACCCGATGGTGGCGCTGCACGACGGCGCGGCCGCGGACATCGGTGTGCTGCTCGGCTACAACGCCGAGGAGTACCGGCTGTGGTTCGTGCCGACCGGCCTGGTCGACCGGATCAACCGGTTCACGCTGCGGCTGGCCCTGGCCAAGTTCCGGGTGCGGGCCCGCACCGCGCGCGCCTACCGGGCGGCCCGGCCGGAGGCGTCGCCGGGCGAGCTGCTCGGCGTCATCGCGACCGACCGGCTGCTGCGGCGACCGCTGAACCTGCTGGCCGACGCCCGGCTGCCGGGCGACACCTGGCTGTACGAGTTCGCCTGGCCGTCCCCGATGGAACGGCTCGGCGCGTGCCACGCCCTGGAGATCGGTTTCGTCTTCGACACCCTGGGCACGCCCGACGGGCTGCCGCTGTCCGGCCCGAACCCGCCCCAGGAGCTGGCCGACGCGATGCACCGGGCCTGGGTCGACTTCGCCACCACCGGCGACCCCGGCTGGACCCCCTGGAACGACACCCGCCCCGTGATGCGCTTCGACGCCCCCACCCCGATGCTCGTCCACGCCCCCAACGACGACGAACTCCGCTCCTGGACCTGACGCCCCGACCCGGGTGCTGCGGTGCCGGTGGGTGTCAGGTGGTGGTGAGCTGGGCGGAGAGGAGGGTGGGGGCGTCCGCGAGCGACGGGCCGTACCACGTGAGGTGGCGGCCGGAGACCAGGGCGCACGGCGTGCCGGGGAAGGCCTCGGGGCCGTCGTCGCGGGTGAAGGCGTAGGGCTCGTCAGGCAGCACGATCAGCTCGGCATCCTGCGCGCGCAGCTCGTCAAGGGACGGGCGAGGATAACGCTCGGCGGCGTCGGCATACACGTTGACCAGGCCGAGGCGGCGCAGCACATCACCGGCGAAGGTGTTGCCGCCCAACACGATCCAGGGCCGCCGCCAGACCGGAACGACCGCCCGCCGGGACGTCGTCGGCGTCGGCAGGGCCGCCCAGGCGGCGCGGGCCGCGGCCAGCCAGCCGGGCTCGGCGGGCGCGCCCAGCGCGGTCAGCATCCGGCCCAGCTCGTCGAGGGCCTCGTCGACGGTGCGCGGGTAGGTGACGTACAGCTCGACGCCCGCGGCCCGCAGCGCCTCGGCGTCGGACTCCCGGTTCTCCTCGACGTTGACCAGCACGACGTCCGGCCGCAGCGCCAGCACCCGGTCTAGGTCGGGATACTTGCTGCCGCCCACGCGCGTCGCGGCCAGCCCCGCCGGGTGGGTGCACCAGTCGGTGACGCCGACCAGCGCCTCGGGCAGCGTCGCCGCGACGGCCTCGGTCAGCGACGGCACCAGGGAGACGATCCGCATCCGCCCGACCCTAGTGCGCCGCCGGGGCGTCGAGGTCGTCGACCAGCCAGGGAAACGTCTCCGCGCCCGGCAGCGGTTTGCTGAACAGGTAGCCCTGGCCGTAGGGGCAGCCGATGTCGGCGAGGATGTCGCGCTGCTCCTGCGTCTCGATGCCCTCGGCGATGACCTCCAGCCCGAGCGTGTTGGCCAGCTGCACGATGCCCTCCACCAGCGCCCGCTGCTGGGCGGAGTGGGCGATCTCGCCGACGAAGGACTTGTCCAGCTTCACCACGTCCAGCGACATCTGCCGCAGGTAGCTCAGCGACGAGTAGCCGGTGCCGAAGTCGTCGATCGCGACGCGTACCCCCGCCTCGCGCAGTTCGGCCAGGTCGGCCCAGACCTCCTCGTCCTCGTGCAGCAGCAGCGTCTCGACGATCTCGAGCATCATCCGGTGCGCGGGCAGGCCCGCCTCGTCCAGCTCCCGCAGCAGGTCGGCGACCACACCGGGGGTGCGGAACTGGCGGGCCGAGATGTTGATGCTGACGTACGGGCTCAGCCCGGCCCGGGTGGGCCACCGCGCCGCCGTGGCGAGCGCCTGCCGCACCACCTGGGTGCCGATCGGCACGATCAGTCCGGACTCCTCGGCCAGGCCGATGAACTCGCCGGGCGCCAGCGTGCCGCGGCTGGGGTGCTCCCAGCGCACCAGCGCCTCGAAGCCCACCGTGCCGGCGCCGGTCAGCCCGACGACCGGCTGGAAGCGCAGGCTGAACTCCTCCTCGGCGACGGCCCGGTCCAGGTCGGCCTTCAGCTGGAGCCGCTCGACCAGGGCCTCGTGCAGTGCCGGCTGGTAGCGCCGCCACTGGCCCTTGCCCTCCCCCTTGGCCGAGTACAGCGCCAGGTCGGCGTGGCGCAGCAGCTCGTCGCCGTCGCGGGCGTGCCGGGTGGTGGCGACCCCGACGCTGGCCCCGGCGGGCACCCGCTGGTCGCCCACCGGCACGGGCGCCGACAGCACCCGCACCACCCGTTCGGCGACCGCCTCGATCGCGCCGGTGCCGGCGGAGTCCTCGATCAGCGCCGCGAACTCGTCGCCGCCCAGCCGGGCGGCGGTGTCGTGCGGGCGCAGCAGGCCCTTGAGCCGCTCGGCGACCGAGGTCAGCAGCTCGTCGCCGACCGGGTGGCCCATCGTGTCGTTGACGTCCTTGAAGTCGTCGAGGTCGATGAAGAGCACGCCGGCGATGGTGCCGTTGCGGCGGGCCCGGTCCACGGCGAGGGTCACCCGGTCGATGAACAGGGCGCGGTTGGCCAGCCCGGTCAGCGAGTCGTGGAAGGCCCGGTGGGTCAGCTCCCGCTCCAGCCGGCGGCGCTGCGTCACGTCCCGCAGCGTGATCACCAGACCGCCGACCGCCGGGTCCTCCCGCAGGTCGCGGCTGGAGACCTCCACCTGCAGCCGCCGGTCCCCGAAGCCCCACACGGTCCAGTCGGTGGTCTCGCCGCGCCGCTCCTGGCGCGCCCGCAGCAGGTAGCCCGCGCTGCGCTCGCGCTCCTCCGGCACGACGAGGTCGAGCAGGTGGTTGCCCTCCAGCGCCTCGCGGCCGAACATCGCCGCCGCGGACGGGCTGCAGTAGCGAATCTCGTCCTCGCCGGCCACGATCATGATCACGTCGGCCGTGTTGTGCACCAGCGCGCGGAAGTAGGCCTCGCTGTCGCGCCGGTTGACCTCGTCGTTCAGCATGATCCGGGACAGCGCCAGGGCCGCCTGCAGGGCGAGCACCTCCATCGCGCCGCGCAGCGTCTGCAGCACGTCCTCCTCGGCCGCGACCAGCAG contains these protein-coding regions:
- a CDS encoding FAD-binding dehydrogenase, translating into MDADVIVVGAGLAGLVATAELADAGKRVILLDQEPEASLGGQAFWSFGGLFLVDTPEQRRMGIKDSPELALQDWLGSAGFDRECDAWPRRWAQAYVDFAAGEKRSWLHAQGVRLFPVVGWAERGGYLADGHGNSVPRFHITWGTGPGVLAPFVRRVRAAVDKGLVTLAFRHRVDELTVTGGAVDGVRGAVLEPSAAARGEASSRTEVGDFAFRAQAVIVTSGGIGGNHDLVRRNWPQRLGTPPQRLLSGVPAHVDGRMLGITEAAGGNQINRDRMWHYTEGIENWAPIWDKHGIRILPGPSSLWLDATGKRLPVPLFPGFDTLGTLEHIMGTGHEYTWFVLTQKIIEKEFALSGSEQNPDLTGKSVRQVLKRALPGAPGPVEAFKRNGADFVVADTLAELVAGMNKLTGEGLLDLADVQRQVEARDRELTNTFTKDLQITAIRGARNYRGDKLIRVATPHRLLDPKAGPLIAVRLNILTRKSLGGLETDLAGRVLRADGTPLPGVYAAGEVSGFGGGGVHGYRSLEGTFLGGCIFSGRQAGRAAAAAV
- a CDS encoding carboxylesterase/lipase family protein yields the protein MTETAVGVVVATRDGRVRGRVDDGVAVFLGIPYAAAPFGEHRFAAPAPVTPWTGVRDALAYGPTAPKAPFPPPMDRLLSDPSIPGDECLNLNVWAPAGATGRPVMVWIHGGSLRNGSNCLPAYDGRHFARDGVVLVSINYRLGIEGFGVFPDAPANLGLRDQIAALSWVRDNIAAFGGDPANVTLFGESAGSISIGALLTSPYARGLCHRAVLQSGAPAAQPPEAAGRSTRLIAKRLKVPATAEAFAQVDRARLLAAQVSITRGGPPIGNGNGFTLAVDGDVLPRDPMVALHDGAAADIGVLLGYNAEEYRLWFVPTGLVDRINRFTLRLALAKFRVRARTARAYRAARPEASPGELLGVIATDRLLRRPLNLLADARLPGDTWLYEFAWPSPMERLGACHALEIGFVFDTLGTPDGLPLSGPNPPQELADAMHRAWVDFATTGDPGWTPWNDTRPVMRFDAPTPMLVHAPNDDELRSWT
- a CDS encoding putative bifunctional diguanylate cyclase/phosphodiesterase, which produces MVLLGVLYYVIRPWQVGLWAALGLSGAAAIVYGVRRNRPRRPRPWYLLAGALLLFVIGDLCSAVLNSDYLAPYDVPFLVDMVYLAMFVVMSMGLMGLARSGWAMRDRAGVLDAVTLILGLGLLAWMFIIEPRFRTPGLTALDQIAAVAYPLADLLLLAMVVRIVLVARWSAPVALLAAGGIGMFVSDNLHLFARMDGFWHIGGSLDVGWMLLYWGWGLAALLPSMVWLTEPRPAPTAELSGRRVVVLGLSSFIPPMVLLFQALRGPVRNAEGIALLCIAMFVLVLIRLLDAMRIHRQALARERMLREAGVGLVAATDIAQVSDVVRDTATGLMPRHAEHRVILAVEEPERAVAEGEQPGGPRPAVLCRTGELPPEHADQLTGFDTVLSCPLAPADGTSGGHSIGTLLVAAEEDVLQTLRGAMEVLALQAALALSRIMLNDEVNRRDSEAYFRALVHNTADVIMIVAGEDEIRYCSPSAAAMFGREALEGNHLLDLVVPEERERSAGYLLRARQERRGETTDWTVWGFGDRRLQVEVSSRDLREDPAVGGLVITLRDVTQRRRLERELTHRAFHDSLTGLANRALFIDRVTLAVDRARRNGTIAGVLFIDLDDFKDVNDTMGHPVGDELLTSVAERLKGLLRPHDTAARLGGDEFAALIEDSAGTGAIEAVAERVVRVLSAPVPVGDQRVPAGASVGVATTRHARDGDELLRHADLALYSAKGEGKGQWRRYQPALHEALVERLQLKADLDRAVAEEEFSLRFQPVVGLTGAGTVGFEALVRWEHPSRGTLAPGEFIGLAEESGLIVPIGTQVVRQALATAARWPTRAGLSPYVSINISARQFRTPGVVADLLRELDEAGLPAHRMMLEIVETLLLHEDEEVWADLAELREAGVRVAIDDFGTGYSSLSYLRQMSLDVVKLDKSFVGEIAHSAQQRALVEGIVQLANTLGLEVIAEGIETQEQRDILADIGCPYGQGYLFSKPLPGAETFPWLVDDLDAPAAH
- a CDS encoding helical backbone metal receptor is translated as MRIVSLVPSLTEAVAATLPEALVGVTDWCTHPAGLAATRVGGSKYPDLDRVLALRPDVVLVNVEENRESDAEALRAAGVELYVTYPRTVDEALDELGRMLTALGAPAEPGWLAAARAAWAALPTPTTSRRAVVPVWRRPWIVLGGNTFAGDVLRRLGLVNVYADAAERYPRPSLDELRAQDAELIVLPDEPYAFTRDDGPEAFPGTPCALVSGRHLTWYGPSLADAPTLLSAQLTTT